Proteins encoded within one genomic window of Tolypothrix bouteillei VB521301:
- a CDS encoding response regulator yields MKGRHTTITILMAEDDEDDRMLVREALTESRLTHELHIVTDGEELMDYLQWRGKYADKNIAPRPGLILLDLNMPKKDGREALKEIKADTQLRKIPIVVLTTSRAEEDIHSTYDLGANSFIIKPTTFASLVEVMRTIGKYWFDIVELPL; encoded by the coding sequence GTGAAAGGTCGGCATACAACCATCACAATTTTGATGGCTGAAGATGATGAGGACGATCGTATGTTAGTTCGTGAGGCATTGACAGAAAGTCGATTGACTCATGAATTGCATATTGTCACTGATGGGGAAGAGTTAATGGATTATCTCCAGTGGCGTGGTAAGTACGCCGATAAAAATATTGCACCCCGTCCGGGTTTAATTTTGCTAGATTTAAATATGCCTAAAAAAGATGGTCGTGAAGCTCTCAAAGAAATTAAAGCTGATACTCAACTCAGAAAAATTCCGATTGTTGTGCTGACGACCTCTAGGGCAGAGGAAGATATTCACAGTACTTACGATTTGGGTGCGAATTCGTTCATTATCAAACCGACGACTTTTGCATCTTTGGTTGAGGTGATGAGGACAATAGGAAAATACTGGTTTGACATCGTAGAACTGCCACTATAA
- the cbiB gene encoding adenosylcobinamide-phosphate synthase CbiB, protein MTSAVILLIAATIDYLIGDPWGWPHPVQVMGWIISRFTKLALTYCHDTLTQRIAGVAIGIILIIGSGIIGYFLILVTKLLHPLLGITLECLLLASCFAGRSLRDAAQTVLQALTTGNLSQARILLSNYVGRDTDKLTESEILRAILETVTENATDGVMAPLFYAIVGVFVPIVGPVPLALAYKASSTLDSMVGYREAPYTYLGWFSARVEDCLTWIPCRLTVLTLAFVSGKPLYVWQICRRDAIADPSPNSGWSECAYAAILGVQVGGTNWYRGIAKHKPLLGDAKNPITASSIHHALQLTRLCFLLWLGIACVAAMTITTSAQKLMPQL, encoded by the coding sequence ATGACCTCTGCTGTTATTCTCCTCATCGCTGCTACTATAGATTATTTGATTGGCGATCCTTGGGGTTGGCCACATCCAGTCCAAGTTATGGGGTGGATAATTTCTCGATTCACGAAATTAGCTTTAACTTATTGTCACGATACTCTGACACAACGCATAGCAGGAGTTGCGATCGGTATCATCTTAATAATTGGTAGTGGCATTATTGGGTACTTCCTTATTCTAGTGACTAAATTATTGCATCCACTTTTAGGAATAACATTGGAGTGTTTGCTGTTAGCAAGCTGTTTTGCAGGTAGAAGTTTGAGAGATGCTGCTCAAACAGTTTTACAAGCTTTAACAACAGGAAATTTGTCTCAAGCACGCATTCTTTTAAGTAACTATGTTGGACGAGATACCGATAAATTGACAGAATCGGAAATATTGCGAGCTATTCTAGAAACGGTAACAGAAAATGCAACAGATGGAGTCATGGCTCCTCTTTTCTATGCAATTGTCGGTGTATTTGTGCCAATTGTAGGTCCTGTTCCCCTTGCTTTAGCATACAAAGCGAGTAGCACACTTGATTCAATGGTAGGTTATCGAGAAGCCCCATATACATATTTGGGATGGTTTAGTGCTCGTGTAGAAGATTGCTTAACTTGGATTCCGTGTCGTTTAACAGTATTAACTCTTGCATTTGTTTCAGGGAAACCTTTGTACGTTTGGCAAATTTGCCGTCGAGATGCGATCGCCGATCCGAGTCCCAACTCTGGTTGGAGCGAATGCGCTTACGCTGCTATTTTGGGCGTGCAGGTAGGAGGAACTAATTGGTATCGTGGCATTGCAAAGCACAAACCCTTACTTGGAGACGCTAAGAATCCTATTACCGCAAGTTCTATCCATCACGCCCTACAACTCACCCGCTTGTGTTTTTTGCTTTGGTTGGGTATAGCTTGTGTCGCAGCAATGACAATTACAACCTCAGCCCAAAAGTTGATGCCACAATTGTAA
- the pyrR gene encoding bifunctional pyr operon transcriptional regulator/uracil phosphoribosyltransferase PyrR, whose protein sequence is MVLSTQAKVVEILSPQELRRTANRLASQIVEKTPTISQLALIGIYTRGVPLAHMLARQIEALEGVSPEVGALDITFYRDDLDRIGLRTPVKTYIPFDLTGKTVVLVDDVIYKGRTIRAALNAVNEYGRPESIRLAVLVDRGHREVPIHPDFVGKQLPTAKDEIVKVFLQELDGRDGVELIGD, encoded by the coding sequence ATGGTTTTATCTACTCAAGCCAAAGTTGTTGAAATTCTCTCACCACAGGAACTCCGCCGTACTGCCAATCGCCTTGCTTCTCAAATTGTCGAAAAAACGCCAACCATATCCCAATTGGCTTTAATAGGTATTTATACTAGAGGCGTGCCATTAGCTCACATGCTAGCACGTCAAATTGAGGCGCTTGAAGGTGTATCACCAGAAGTAGGAGCATTAGACATTACATTTTATCGTGACGATCTCGATCGCATAGGGTTGCGGACACCCGTCAAAACTTATATTCCTTTTGACCTTACAGGAAAAACAGTTGTTCTTGTAGATGATGTTATTTATAAAGGGCGGACAATTCGTGCTGCTTTGAATGCCGTCAATGAATATGGTAGACCCGAGTCAATTCGTCTAGCAGTGCTAGTGGATAGAGGTCATCGTGAAGTACCAATTCATCCAGATTTTGTTGGGAAGCAATTGCCCACGGCGAAAGATGAAATTGTTAAAGTTTTCTTACAAGAACTCGATGGACGAGATGGTGTGGAGCTGATTGGAGATTAA
- a CDS encoding PAS domain S-box protein produces MNCILSKNEATRLKVLYKYQILDTSPEQAFDDLVFLAAQICATPIALINFIDAERQWFKAKIGLDMKEIPRDVGICPFCIGQSDILIILDTWADERFSTSPVVTSAPYVRFYAGVPLIAPEGEAIGTLCVVDSVPRQNFTTEQEESLKALARLVMRQLELRRNLTEVANIKTEYKQAQQALRQSESVLSSFFDSAPMMMGVVELLNDDILHISNNAATAKFFCLAPNQMRNCRAKEMGLPEETVRCWLNYYRQAERTQLPVTFEYPHLTVEPNRWLKATVSTIVESSTTAQRFAYIIEDITERKQSEETLRWKEALLRSMTGVSPLAFYVVDRRNGEILYFNERFCEIWNIEHLKTQMECGGLKHEDVIEVCCQFTDISPFSACQHLPSETCECEDELLLRDGRVIRRFSRRIRDENDQYFARLYIFEDITSRKLAEQQIREQAALLDIATDAIVVRDLKNKILLWNKSAEKIYGWEAKEAIGKNASEFLYRKPSPHHLEIFNSVLENGSWQGELQNITKSGKEIIVESRWTLVRDEYSQPKSILVVDTDITQKKQLEKQFLRAQRMESIGTLASGIAHDLNNVLSPILMSVQMLKAKSRDERSQQILTIVDNNAKRGADLVKQVLSFARGIEGDRTVLQIRHLILEMKQIVEQTFPKSITIQTQVEPDLLPVRGDSTQLHQVLMNLCLNARDAMPKGGTLKISAKNILIDENFAKMHLDAKEGSYIVLTVTDTGVGISNQLLDRIFEPFFTTKEFGKGTGLGLSTVMGIVKGHDGFVSVSSSVGQGTKFKIYVPTVQTVETQQVEDLKVPAGYGEWILVVDDEAAVREITKVSLESHNYKVITASDGIEALAIYAQYKNKISAAIIDMMMPNMDGATTICALQKMNPLIRIVGVSGLTTSEQVPFETNSPITAFLPKPYTAQELLQTLHSVITVNHD; encoded by the coding sequence ATGAACTGTATTTTGTCTAAAAATGAAGCTACGAGGCTAAAAGTTCTCTATAAGTATCAAATTCTCGACACTTCACCAGAACAGGCATTTGATGATTTGGTATTCCTAGCTGCCCAAATATGTGCTACACCAATTGCTCTGATCAATTTTATTGACGCTGAACGTCAGTGGTTTAAAGCTAAAATCGGGCTAGATATGAAAGAAATACCGAGAGATGTCGGTATTTGTCCTTTCTGTATCGGACAGTCTGACATCTTAATTATTCTTGATACTTGGGCTGACGAACGGTTTTCCACTAGCCCTGTCGTCACTTCTGCGCCCTACGTAAGATTTTATGCGGGTGTCCCTTTGATAGCTCCAGAAGGAGAAGCGATTGGAACTCTATGTGTTGTTGATAGTGTACCGCGTCAGAACTTTACAACAGAACAAGAAGAGTCACTCAAGGCGCTCGCTCGCTTAGTCATGAGACAATTAGAACTCCGTCGCAATTTAACAGAAGTAGCAAATATAAAAACCGAGTACAAGCAAGCACAACAAGCATTGCGGCAAAGTGAATCTGTCCTCAGCAGTTTCTTTGACAGTGCGCCGATGATGATGGGAGTAGTTGAACTGCTCAATGATGACATTTTACACATTTCCAATAACGCTGCAACAGCTAAATTCTTCTGTCTAGCTCCAAACCAGATGCGGAATTGTCGGGCTAAAGAGATGGGTTTGCCAGAAGAAACCGTGCGCTGCTGGTTGAATTACTACCGTCAGGCAGAACGCACCCAATTACCTGTAACCTTTGAGTATCCTCACCTTACAGTTGAACCTAACAGGTGGCTGAAAGCTACTGTTTCTACGATCGTGGAAAGTTCTACCACAGCACAGCGTTTTGCTTATATTATTGAGGATATCACCGAACGCAAGCAATCAGAAGAAACATTACGCTGGAAAGAAGCTCTTTTGCGCTCAATGACTGGTGTTTCTCCTTTAGCATTTTATGTTGTAGATCGCCGCAATGGAGAAATTCTATATTTTAACGAACGCTTTTGTGAAATTTGGAATATTGAACACCTAAAAACACAAATGGAATGCGGTGGACTGAAACATGAGGATGTGATAGAAGTTTGCTGCCAATTTACAGATATCTCACCTTTTAGCGCATGTCAGCATTTACCAAGCGAGACTTGCGAATGTGAAGATGAACTTTTATTAAGGGATGGTCGGGTGATTCGGCGGTTTTCCAGACGCATCCGCGATGAAAACGACCAGTATTTTGCACGATTGTATATTTTTGAAGATATTACTTCTCGCAAGCTCGCAGAACAGCAAATCCGCGAACAAGCTGCACTGCTTGATATTGCAACTGATGCCATTGTTGTACGGGATTTAAAGAATAAGATTTTGCTTTGGAACAAAAGTGCTGAGAAAATTTACGGTTGGGAAGCAAAAGAAGCAATTGGCAAGAATGCTAGTGAATTTTTATATAGGAAACCCAGCCCGCACCATTTAGAAATTTTTAATAGCGTTTTAGAAAATGGTTCTTGGCAAGGTGAATTACAAAACATTACTAAATCGGGTAAAGAAATAATAGTTGAAAGTCGTTGGACATTAGTTAGAGATGAGTATTCTCAACCCAAATCTATTCTGGTTGTAGATACTGATATTACTCAGAAAAAACAACTAGAAAAGCAATTTTTACGAGCTCAACGCATGGAAAGTATAGGAACTTTAGCTAGTGGAATTGCTCACGATCTCAATAATGTTTTGTCTCCCATTTTAATGTCAGTACAAATGCTGAAGGCCAAATCTCGCGATGAACGCAGTCAGCAAATATTGACAATTGTAGACAATAATGCAAAACGAGGTGCTGACTTGGTGAAACAAGTGCTTTCTTTTGCTAGGGGAATTGAAGGCGATCGCACTGTCCTCCAAATCAGGCATTTAATCTTAGAGATGAAGCAAATTGTCGAGCAAACTTTTCCAAAATCTATAACTATTCAAACACAAGTTGAGCCAGATTTATTACCCGTGCGAGGTGACAGCACGCAATTGCATCAAGTCTTAATGAATTTGTGCTTAAATGCGCGAGATGCAATGCCCAAGGGTGGGACTTTAAAAATTTCTGCGAAGAATATTTTGATTGATGAAAACTTTGCAAAAATGCATCTTGATGCTAAAGAAGGCTCTTATATTGTTCTCACAGTGACCGATACGGGAGTAGGAATTTCCAACCAACTCTTAGATAGAATTTTTGAACCATTTTTTACGACAAAAGAGTTTGGCAAAGGGACAGGTTTGGGGCTTTCAACAGTCATGGGTATTGTTAAAGGTCACGATGGTTTTGTCAGTGTATCAAGTAGTGTAGGTCAAGGAACAAAATTTAAGATTTATGTACCAACTGTTCAAACAGTAGAAACACAGCAGGTAGAAGATTTAAAAGTACCCGCAGGATATGGAGAATGGATTTTGGTCGTAGACGATGAAGCGGCTGTAAGAGAAATTACTAAAGTTTCTCTAGAAAGCCATAATTATAAAGTCATTACTGCAAGTGATGGTATAGAAGCACTGGCAATTTATGCTCAGTATAAAAATAAAATTAGTGCAGCCATTATTGATATGATGATGCCAAATATGGATGGAGCAACGACCATTTGTGCATTACAAAAAATGAACCCACTAATACGCATTGTTGGTGTCAGCGGGCTGACAACGAGCGAACAAGTCCCTTTTGAGACAAATTCTCCAATAACAGCATTTTTGCCCAAACCCTACACAGCACAGGAATTATTACAAACTTTACATAGTGTTATTACAGTGAACCATGATTGA
- a CDS encoding nuclear transport factor 2 family protein: protein MTHQRSEILAVNDAFYRAFEKKDIEAMGVVWSQGTGSVCVHPGWNVLNGWKDIRNSWVKIFNNTAYVEIDTDIMTVEVRENIAYVVLMENVLQITNGRKLKAQSIATNVFELLGGKWYLVHHHASPVMR from the coding sequence ATGACTCATCAACGTTCTGAAATTTTAGCGGTGAATGACGCTTTCTATCGAGCATTTGAAAAAAAAGATATTGAAGCTATGGGCGTAGTTTGGTCGCAAGGAACTGGTAGCGTTTGCGTTCACCCCGGCTGGAATGTATTAAATGGTTGGAAAGATATTCGGAATTCCTGGGTAAAAATCTTTAACAATACTGCTTATGTTGAGATTGATACTGACATCATGACCGTAGAAGTTCGCGAGAATATTGCTTATGTTGTTTTGATGGAAAATGTTCTTCAAATTACTAATGGAAGAAAACTGAAAGCTCAATCTATAGCAACAAATGTATTTGAGCTTCTCGGTGGTAAGTGGTACCTAGTTCACCACCACGCAAGCCCAGTTATGCGCTAA
- a CDS encoding response regulator has protein sequence MKQIPIKVLLVDDDEDDYTLTRDWFREFQLCHCKLEWVSNYESAKEVITAHQHDIYLVDYRLGAQNGLDLLREVICLGCSSPIILLTGKGDREIDIEAMKAGAADYLEKGQLTAPLLERAIRYAFERKRAELKIREQAALLDVATDAIFVCDLENKILFWNKAAENLYALRATEAIGKKTLELWEEKDRAQVQVAINTLMNNGSWEGELHQKTKLGKQIIVESRWTLVQEFDKKPQTILVVNTDITEKKELETQFFRAQRLESIGTLAGGIAHDLNNVLAPILMTAQLLESQLHDERSKRLLPILISNAKRGANLVKQVLSFTRGIEGERTLLQLTHLIREIQQVVKETFPKSIEFSCQAPQNLWAVSADPTQLHQVLMNLCVNARDAMPNGGSLVISAENLFIDENYARMHIDARVGRFVIISVTDSGIGIPTEIVDRIFEPFFTTKEIGKGTGLGLSTVLGIVKSHNGFINVYSEEGKGSEFKVYLPAQEAIEPLEDREMDFPSGNGELILVVDDEDSIRDITKTSLESNNYKVLLAGDGIEAIALYAEYRDKISLVLTDMIMPSMDGLTTVRTLQKINPQVKIIAVSGLASTEKINAITEVGVKAFLPKPYTAKQLLLSIKELIADG, from the coding sequence ATGAAGCAAATTCCCATAAAAGTTCTTCTTGTTGATGATGACGAAGATGATTACACGTTAACTCGTGATTGGTTTCGAGAATTCCAACTTTGCCACTGTAAGTTGGAATGGGTAAGCAATTATGAGTCAGCAAAGGAGGTAATAACAGCACATCAACATGATATTTATCTTGTTGATTACCGTTTGGGAGCGCAAAATGGTTTAGATCTGTTGCGCGAAGTTATATGTTTGGGCTGTTCTTCCCCAATTATTCTACTGACAGGTAAAGGAGACAGGGAAATAGACATTGAGGCTATGAAAGCAGGTGCAGCGGATTACTTAGAAAAAGGTCAATTGACTGCGCCTCTGCTCGAACGAGCTATCCGCTATGCTTTTGAACGGAAAAGGGCGGAATTAAAAATACGCGAACAGGCAGCTTTATTGGATGTTGCCACAGACGCAATTTTTGTATGTGATTTAGAAAATAAAATTTTATTTTGGAATAAAGCAGCTGAGAATCTTTATGCTTTGCGAGCCACTGAGGCGATTGGTAAGAAAACTTTAGAACTGTGGGAAGAAAAAGATAGAGCCCAAGTACAAGTTGCTATTAATACTTTAATGAATAACGGTTCTTGGGAAGGAGAGTTACATCAAAAAACCAAGTTAGGCAAACAAATTATTGTCGAGAGTCGCTGGACGCTAGTACAAGAGTTTGATAAAAAACCACAAACTATCCTGGTTGTTAATACTGATATTACAGAAAAAAAAGAATTAGAAACACAATTTTTCCGTGCCCAGCGTTTGGAGAGTATTGGGACTTTGGCAGGCGGTATTGCTCATGACCTGAACAATGTTCTTGCGCCTATTTTGATGACCGCGCAGCTTCTGGAGTCACAACTTCACGATGAACGCAGTAAGCGGCTATTACCTATTTTGATATCTAATGCCAAACGCGGAGCCAATTTAGTTAAGCAAGTGCTTTCTTTTACTCGCGGTATAGAAGGCGAGCGTACTCTTTTGCAATTAACTCACTTAATAAGAGAAATCCAGCAAGTTGTAAAAGAAACATTTCCCAAATCTATTGAGTTTTCTTGTCAAGCACCACAAAATCTCTGGGCTGTTTCTGCAGACCCAACGCAACTACACCAAGTCTTAATGAATTTATGCGTGAACGCTCGCGATGCCATGCCCAATGGAGGTTCCCTCGTCATTTCTGCTGAGAATCTTTTTATTGATGAGAATTACGCGAGAATGCACATAGATGCTCGTGTTGGGCGTTTTGTTATCATTTCTGTTACAGATAGTGGAATTGGTATCCCAACCGAGATTGTAGACCGCATTTTTGAACCATTTTTTACCACTAAAGAAATTGGGAAAGGTACCGGTCTCGGTCTTTCTACAGTACTTGGTATCGTCAAAAGTCACAATGGCTTTATCAACGTATACAGTGAAGAAGGCAAAGGCAGCGAGTTTAAAGTGTATTTACCAGCACAAGAAGCCATAGAACCTCTCGAAGACCGAGAAATGGATTTCCCAAGCGGTAATGGAGAATTGATATTGGTTGTAGATGACGAAGATTCAATTCGAGATATTACCAAAACATCCTTGGAGAGTAATAATTATAAAGTGCTCTTGGCGGGTGATGGCATTGAAGCAATTGCCCTTTATGCCGAGTATCGAGATAAAATATCTCTTGTTTTGACAGATATGATCATGCCGTCCATGGATGGGTTGACAACCGTTCGCACGCTCCAAAAGATTAATCCACAAGTGAAGATTATTGCCGTTAGCGGGCTTGCTTCCACTGAAAAAATCAATGCCATTACAGAAGTAGGGGTGAAAGCTTTTTTACCCAAACCCTATACAGCAAAGCAACTTTTATTAAGTATTAAAGAGCTAATAGCTGATGGCTAA
- a CDS encoding Rrf2 family transcriptional regulator produces MKLTTRGHYSVKALLDLSLQPKYGPVSTKVIAARQDIPAPYLEKLLIEMRRAGLVKSIRGSIGGYQLARSPSQISLGEILEAVGETIEPLPHHQASPTQAEDWVTHTLWKRLHQKLKEAIYSITLADLYYDARSWQASLGEEASFIV; encoded by the coding sequence ATGAAACTAACGACCAGAGGACACTATAGTGTAAAAGCATTGCTCGATTTAAGCTTACAGCCAAAATATGGCCCTGTATCAACTAAAGTCATAGCCGCACGTCAAGATATCCCAGCGCCTTATTTGGAGAAACTACTAATAGAAATGCGTCGTGCTGGATTGGTAAAATCCATTCGCGGCAGCATCGGAGGTTACCAACTTGCGCGATCGCCCTCACAAATTTCTTTGGGAGAAATTTTAGAAGCAGTCGGTGAAACAATTGAACCTTTACCCCATCACCAAGCTTCTCCAACACAAGCAGAAGATTGGGTAACCCACACCCTGTGGAAGAGATTGCACCAAAAACTGAAAGAAGCGATATACAGTATTACTCTGGCAGATCTTTATTATGATGCTCGTAGTTGGCAAGCTTCTCTTGGCGAAGAAGCTAGTTTTATTGTTTAA
- a CDS encoding molybdenum cofactor biosynthesis protein MoaE produces the protein MNSVVTDPFATSIKPNAEDNFAITFAPLSLEEVYSKADAPANGAVVVMSGTVRNQTDGKPVVALEYQAYEPMALRVFFQIAADIRQQWSDVNRVVIHHRVGRLHIGEISVLVAIGCPHRSEAFEACRYAIDTLKHNAPIWKKEHWEDGSSSWVSIGACEH, from the coding sequence ATGAACTCAGTTGTAACCGATCCATTTGCGACTTCTATAAAACCAAACGCTGAAGACAACTTTGCTATTACTTTTGCGCCATTGTCTCTAGAAGAAGTTTATTCAAAAGCAGACGCTCCTGCAAATGGCGCGGTGGTAGTTATGAGTGGTACGGTTCGCAATCAAACAGATGGCAAACCTGTAGTCGCTCTAGAGTATCAAGCTTACGAACCTATGGCATTGCGAGTATTTTTCCAAATTGCTGCCGATATTCGACAGCAATGGTCTGATGTCAATCGTGTTGTCATTCATCATCGTGTCGGGCGTTTGCATATTGGTGAAATCAGCGTTTTAGTTGCGATAGGTTGTCCCCACCGTTCCGAAGCATTTGAAGCTTGTCGTTACGCAATTGATACTCTCAAACACAATGCCCCTATTTGGAAGAAGGAACACTGGGAAGATGGTTCGAGTAGCTGGGTCAGCATTGGTGCGTGCGAACATTAA
- a CDS encoding AbrB family transcriptional regulator → MAKQKKIEPLVGEDLLRKVKELEHLSKEEKAKQCGYYTVTKNGIERVNMMKFLNALIDAEGIQLDSAPSVNGRGGRSASYRISVQSNGNLLIGSAYTKQMNLKPGDEFIITLGKKHIRLRQIDSEDREGAEAIEALV, encoded by the coding sequence ATGGCTAAACAGAAAAAAATTGAACCCCTAGTCGGAGAAGATCTGCTCAGAAAAGTCAAAGAGCTAGAGCACCTCAGCAAAGAAGAAAAAGCTAAACAATGCGGCTACTACACCGTAACCAAAAACGGTATCGAGCGCGTCAACATGATGAAATTCTTAAATGCCCTAATTGATGCTGAAGGCATTCAGTTAGATAGTGCTCCTAGTGTAAACGGGCGAGGCGGACGAAGTGCTAGCTATAGAATCAGCGTGCAGTCGAACGGTAACTTATTGATAGGTTCAGCCTACACAAAACAAATGAATCTCAAGCCTGGAGATGAATTTATCATTACTTTAGGCAAAAAACACATTCGTTTGAGGCAAATAGACTCTGAAGACAGAGAAGGTGCTGAGGCAATAGAAGCTTTAGTCTAA
- a CDS encoding GAF domain-containing protein — protein sequence MTGHWSVLKMTNLILIVDDDNIIRLQMRQLLQQVGFRVAEASDGEQALAVYKEQQPDMVLLDAMMPVMDGFTCCSQLQALPGGATTPILMITGLYDQVSVDKAFAAGATDYITKPIQWQVLRQRVRRILAARRAMQELEVYANRQALVAELSQMALAGLNLTALMQKTVALVSRSLEVEYCHILELLPDGNTLQVVAGSSWHSELVGQAKVSARSDSQAGYTLRSQEPTIVNNFLTETRFGKPQLLQDDSIVSSVSLLIHGKERPFGVLEGYTTRTRTFSKEDIYFLQAVTNVLATAIERQKVEDVLRGNEQRSQLFSDITLKIRQSLQIDEILQTSVTEVQDLLQADRVLIFRLLSDGTGVIVQEAVVPGFLKVLGHNLEDPCFNEDYVQQYRLGRISSVSNIEQANIAPCYLEFLQKLGVKANLIVPILLKNKLWGLLIAHQCAHPREWTSWETELLKQLADQIGIALAQAQLLEQETRQRQELARSNEELQQFAFIASHDLQEPLRKIKTFGERLKATCNDALTEQGQDYLERMQNATHRMQALIEDLLTLSRVTTRAKPFERLDLAQVTQEVLSDLEIRILQTQALVELGDLPTVHADPLQMRQLLQNLIGNALKFHRKGISPIVKIYAQQDTAGHDQLIIEDNGIGFDEKYLDRIFNVFQRLHGRNEYEGTGMGLAIARKIVERHGWSITAYSQLGQGSKFIVSLAFH from the coding sequence ATGACCGGTCACTGGTCAGTGTTAAAAATGACAAATTTAATACTAATTGTAGATGACGATAATATAATAAGGTTACAAATGCGACAGTTACTACAACAAGTAGGATTTCGAGTCGCAGAAGCGTCTGATGGCGAGCAAGCATTAGCTGTTTACAAGGAACAACAACCAGATATGGTGCTGTTAGACGCTATGATGCCAGTTATGGATGGCTTTACCTGCTGTAGCCAATTACAAGCACTTCCTGGTGGTGCAACAACACCCATATTAATGATTACTGGTCTTTACGACCAAGTATCCGTAGATAAAGCTTTTGCTGCAGGTGCCACTGATTACATTACCAAACCAATTCAATGGCAGGTTTTGCGTCAGCGAGTGCGCCGCATATTGGCAGCCCGCCGTGCCATGCAAGAATTGGAAGTCTATGCCAATCGTCAGGCGCTGGTAGCAGAACTCAGTCAAATGGCATTAGCTGGGTTGAATTTGACTGCATTGATGCAAAAAACTGTAGCTCTTGTTTCCCGCAGCCTTGAGGTTGAGTATTGTCATATTTTGGAACTTTTGCCAGATGGTAATACCTTACAAGTAGTGGCAGGATCTAGCTGGCATTCAGAACTTGTAGGACAAGCCAAGGTGAGTGCTCGAAGTGATTCTCAAGCCGGATATACCCTGCGTTCTCAAGAACCGACCATTGTTAACAATTTCCTTACGGAAACACGCTTTGGAAAACCACAACTATTACAGGACGACTCTATAGTCAGTAGTGTGTCATTGCTTATTCACGGTAAAGAGCGTCCTTTTGGAGTTTTGGAAGGTTACACAACAAGAACCCGCACTTTTAGCAAAGAAGACATTTACTTCTTGCAAGCTGTGACTAATGTGCTGGCAACTGCTATTGAACGCCAGAAAGTTGAAGATGTCCTCAGAGGAAACGAACAGCGATCGCAATTATTTTCCGACATTACGCTGAAAATTCGTCAGTCTTTACAAATTGATGAAATTCTTCAAACGAGTGTTACAGAAGTCCAAGATTTGTTGCAAGCAGACCGCGTCCTCATTTTTCGATTGCTGTCTGATGGTACGGGAGTTATCGTGCAAGAAGCTGTTGTACCCGGATTTCTGAAAGTTCTCGGACACAATTTGGAAGATCCCTGCTTTAATGAGGATTACGTTCAACAATACCGTCTCGGACGCATTAGTTCTGTCAGCAACATTGAACAAGCAAACATCGCACCTTGCTACTTAGAATTTTTACAAAAATTAGGTGTCAAAGCTAACTTAATTGTACCGATTCTTTTAAAGAATAAACTGTGGGGATTGCTCATTGCTCATCAATGCGCTCATCCTCGAGAATGGACGAGTTGGGAAACCGAACTTTTAAAACAGTTAGCAGATCAAATAGGAATTGCTCTAGCTCAAGCCCAGCTTTTAGAACAGGAAACTCGTCAAAGACAAGAACTGGCTCGTTCTAATGAGGAACTGCAACAATTTGCCTTTATTGCTTCTCACGATCTGCAAGAACCACTGCGTAAGATAAAAACCTTTGGAGAACGGTTGAAAGCAACTTGTAATGATGCATTGACCGAACAGGGGCAAGATTATTTAGAACGGATGCAAAATGCAACCCACAGGATGCAAGCTTTAATCGAAGATTTACTGACGCTTTCACGAGTTACAACTAGGGCAAAACCTTTTGAGCGACTGGATCTTGCTCAAGTAACGCAAGAGGTGTTATCCGATTTAGAAATACGTATCCTACAAACACAAGCGCTTGTAGAGTTAGGGGATTTACCCACCGTTCATGCAGATCCGCTACAAATGCGCCAGTTGCTTCAAAACCTTATTGGCAACGCTTTAAAATTTCACCGCAAAGGCATTTCACCTATTGTCAAAATTTACGCTCAACAAGATACTGCCGGACACGACCAACTTATTATTGAAGATAACGGTATTGGCTTTGACGAAAAGTATCTTGACCGAATTTTCAACGTTTTTCAACGTTTGCACGGACGTAACGAATATGAAGGAACGGGTATGGGCTTAGCCATTGCTCGCAAAATAGTAGAACGTCACGGTTGGAGTATCACTGCATACAGCCAATTAGGTCAAGGCTCGAAATTTATCGTTTCGCTCGCTTTTCATTGA